The genomic DNA GATTTTTGCCAATTATCAATCACCATTTGCCATTCCTGTGATGATTTTGCTATTTGTGTGAGATTAGCAGCTTTCATAGCATAGTTAATACCTTGACGAAATAAATCAGATTTAGGCAAATTCCAAATTTTGATCTTTGCATCTGCACCACCACTAATCAAAGTATGATTATGAGGGTTAAAAGCTAAAGACCAGACAGGTTTAGTATGACCTGTAAAAGTATTAATTAAGTTACCAGTTTCTACATTCCATAACTTCACTGTTTGATCATAACCACCACTAGCTAAAGTTTGACTATCAGAACTAAAAGCAACAGAATAAACAGCTTTATTATGTCCTGTTAATACAGCAGATAATTCTCCATTTTTAATATTCCATACTTTAATAGTATGATCAGAACTAGCGCTGGCAATATATTTACCATTCGGACTAAAAGCAATAGACCAAATTGGTTTTTTATGTGCTACTAAATGTGTTCGTAATTTTCCTGTTGGTAAATACCAAATCATAATTTTTCCACTCTGTCCACCACTGACTAAAATTTTACCATCGGGACTAAAGGCAACAGTTCTTACTTCATCAGAATGTGGTAAATTGAGAAAAAGAACTCCAGTTTTTAAATTCCAAATTTTAACAGTTTTATCCCAGCTACTACTAGCCAAAAATATTCCATCAGGACTGAATGCAACTGATTTAACATCGTCTTTATGTCCAGAGAATGTCTGAATTAATTTTCCGGTTTTCAAATCCCAAATCTTAATATTATTATCCCCACTACCACTGGCAATAATTTGATTATTTGGACTAATAGCGACAGAATTAACTGAATCTCCGTGACCAACAAGTTGACGAGTAATTTTACCAGTTTGTAAATCTCGGACATCAATATCTTTATTAAGATTACCATTAACTATGGTATTTCCATCTGGGCTGATAGCTAAAGAATAAACTCGTAAACTTTGCACATTAATATATTTGTGATTTAGATTTACACCATAATTACCTTGATTAAAGTTGAATTTAATCAAACATAAAATTATTAGACTAGAAAGAATACATCCTTCTACACTAAAAAAGAACTTATAAATCGGGAATATTTTGAGCATAATTAGTTTTCCTCACTTTTACTCGGATGGCATTTTTAATTAATTGATTTAAATTATGAATTTTTCCGTTGTCAGATTAGATTATTTATAATGTTCTAACCAACGTCTTCTAAAAAATAAGACAATAGTCACTGTCATTAATATAATTTCTATGAGAGTAATAATATTCCAATGTCCATACATCTTTTCTTTAATGTGCCATAATATCAAAAACATACATACATAAGTTGATTTATGTAGTTTTCGCCAATGTTTTTTCATTTTTTTAATACTCCAATCATTAGATGTAACAGCTAAGATGGCAAACATTATTAATGTTACTGTTCCTTCTAGGGAAATTTTATAAGTTTGTAGATCAAATAAATCCACATTTCTTTTGACAATTATTAATCCTGCATGAATTAAGGCAAAAATAAAAGCTAAAATGCCTAATTGACGACGATATTTTAATAAATTCATCGTTATTTTTGCTTTTTTTATCTGTGGAAAAACTATTCTAATCGAACTAGGTAATAAGGTTAATATGTAAGTCAATAATGATATGAAACCTAGTAAATTAGCAGAAGATACTGAAGTGTCTATTAACATGGTAACTACATCCTGGTTAGCTAAAAATAAAGAAAATAGTTTATACTCAGAACTGATGACAAATAATTGAATTCTATAAAAAATTACATTATTTAGCAAGTTTACATAAATGCAAAAAATTCTCAAAATAAAGATAAAAAATAATTCTGATAGTCACCTCAACTGTAAACTCAGGTATGGTTTACAGTCTTTTGAGCTTCCTCTGCTGCTATGACTTCAAACTGTCCCATACATCCGTTTTCAGCTATAGCATCTTGATGGGGATGAAACATATACTTACCTGGATAAGCAAAAGCAAATTCCAAAATATGTCTTTCTGCAACACCCATCGTTAAAACATCCGTCTTTTCACTGGGAGTCATCGTCATTCCCGAACGATAAACATCAAAAAAGTTAGCGTGTAGATGAAATGTTACAGCTGGGTCAAATTCAATAATATTTAATACATAAGCTCTAATTAATTGATTTTGATAAATCTTAATCGGGTGTTGCATATAATGATTCGGTAAACCATTAAATGAATAATATTCATTGCTGTTATCATCATTAATATCATATCCAGACATAATTAAAACTATCTCATCCGCAGCATGGCGAGGTTGAGGCGGATCAATAATAAACATCCCATACAAACCCTTGGCAATATGACGGGTTACAGGGGCAATATGGCAATGATATAAATGCACTCCATAGGGTTCTGCATCAAATTCATAGATGGTTGCTTTCCCATTACTCACAGGACTTACACCGTCCATGTTTGCGGGATGAACTCCATGAAAATGCAAAGAATGGGAATGTCCAGCCTTATTGAGAAATAATACTCTTACTCGTTCTCCTGCTTTTGCCCTTAACGTTGGCCCAGGGATACGGCCATTGAGATCCCAAATATTGTAAGAAACAGCATTATTAAGCTGAATAGTGGAAGTGCCAGCTATTAACTGAAATTCCCGAATATTTCGCCCATTTTCCTGCTTGACTGTCCCATAATCAAAGTTCCGTATCATTTGCATGGGTTTGACAGCACTATCAGAAGTGTCAACTTCCATAGGTGGAACTATGACCTTAGTATTATTTTTGGCATTTAGATTCTGAAAAACTGCTGATGCACCTATCAAACCACCACCAACTATTCCCATTTTTAGGAGTTGACGGCGATTCCATAATCTATCTTTACTGAAGGTAAAGTTATCGGACATGAAGGTAATTTTGACAACTGCTAATAAAGGAATTGCAAATTATTTGCAATTAACTCTATGTATACTATAGGAGTTAGAAATTATTGTCAATA from Okeanomitos corallinicola TIOX110 includes the following:
- a CDS encoding WD40 repeat domain-containing protein → MLKIFPIYKFFFSVEGCILSSLIILCLIKFNFNQGNYGVNLNHKYINVQSLRVYSLAISPDGNTIVNGNLNKDIDVRDLQTGKITRQLVGHGDSVNSVAISPNNQIIASGSGDNNIKIWDLKTGKLIQTFSGHKDDVKSVAFSPDGIFLASSSWDKTVKIWNLKTGVLFLNLPHSDEVRTVAFSPDGKILVSGGQSGKIMIWYLPTGKLRTHLVAHKKPIWSIAFSPNGKYIASASSDHTIKVWNIKNGELSAVLTGHNKAVYSVAFSSDSQTLASGGYDQTVKLWNVETGNLINTFTGHTKPVWSLAFNPHNHTLISGGADAKIKIWNLPKSDLFRQGINYAMKAANLTQIAKSSQEWQMVIDNWQKSIDLMSRIPNSSIDYAIAQKKIVEYQRNLNYSQLRLSKFA
- a CDS encoding ferric reductase-like transmembrane domain-containing protein, whose translation is MLIDTSVSSANLLGFISLLTYILTLLPSSIRIVFPQIKKAKITMNLLKYRRQLGILAFIFALIHAGLIIVKRNVDLFDLQTYKISLEGTVTLIMFAILAVTSNDWSIKKMKKHWRKLHKSTYVCMFLILWHIKEKMYGHWNIITLIEIILMTVTIVLFFRRRWLEHYK
- a CDS encoding multicopper oxidase domain-containing protein — translated: MSDNFTFSKDRLWNRRQLLKMGIVGGGLIGASAVFQNLNAKNNTKVIVPPMEVDTSDSAVKPMQMIRNFDYGTVKQENGRNIREFQLIAGTSTIQLNNAVSYNIWDLNGRIPGPTLRAKAGERVRVLFLNKAGHSHSLHFHGVHPANMDGVSPVSNGKATIYEFDAEPYGVHLYHCHIAPVTRHIAKGLYGMFIIDPPQPRHAADEIVLIMSGYDINDDNSNEYYSFNGLPNHYMQHPIKIYQNQLIRAYVLNIIEFDPAVTFHLHANFFDVYRSGMTMTPSEKTDVLTMGVAERHILEFAFAYPGKYMFHPHQDAIAENGCMGQFEVIAAEEAQKTVNHT